From a region of the Halorubrum sp. BV1 genome:
- the lwrS gene encoding LWR-salt protein — protein sequence MDAAYVFRVAFRIEPCDAAIDPDRFETTMEFPAHAPGDDGWLFFRDRLWRGEVGDESSFREVAADRLGIADSERIEVVAVEFRELRVDEAYREALRAAILADLSRFNAADVDEVVHKYLGSSIHVRDP from the coding sequence ATGGACGCCGCCTACGTGTTCCGCGTCGCGTTTCGGATCGAGCCGTGCGACGCCGCGATCGATCCCGATCGGTTCGAGACGACGATGGAGTTCCCAGCACACGCACCGGGCGACGACGGCTGGCTGTTCTTCCGCGACCGGCTCTGGCGCGGCGAGGTCGGCGACGAGTCGTCGTTCCGAGAAGTCGCGGCCGACCGGCTCGGGATCGCAGACAGCGAGAGGATCGAAGTCGTCGCCGTTGAGTTCCGAGAGCTACGCGTCGACGAGGCGTATCGGGAGGCACTGCGAGCCGCGATCCTGGCCGACCTCAGCCGATTCAACGCCGCCGACGTCGACGAAGTCGTTCACAAGTACCTCGGATCGTCGATACACGTCCGTGATCCGTAG
- a CDS encoding phosphotransferase family protein, with the protein MNEVVSAALSDAFPDRTVAEVSEAGPSWNGANETFGVEFRDGGRAFCKVATDGNGTRIAREQAVLRYVSAERQIRVPTVLAADRNGSPPYLVTEPVSGRELSVVWNDTESRSGRTGADGDVGIGNAGDGNAGDGNAGDGNAGDGNAGGDAAPADVRASCVREDPVRESLLRRVGRMLAALHAERFDGHGEIVGAAGGGGAESPDDSTLPPDTAGHALAIEPAPWPDVLRSTVERTRGIGTTERLAGHYEAVIDCVESNRDRLTDAPAALLHGDVAMQNLFVVDGIAAIDWELAHVGDPARDLVRAEDQLLNGFDSTGPERYAAALHGGYRERAGGLPEGFAERRPIYEVVRMLGRSGFLDQWATHLNEPIDALADRAEAELRTRLAVV; encoded by the coding sequence GTGAACGAGGTCGTCTCGGCCGCTCTCAGCGACGCCTTCCCCGACCGGACCGTCGCCGAGGTGTCCGAAGCCGGTCCGTCGTGGAACGGGGCAAACGAGACGTTCGGTGTCGAGTTCAGAGACGGTGGCCGAGCGTTCTGTAAGGTGGCCACCGATGGGAACGGGACCCGAATAGCCCGGGAACAGGCGGTGTTGCGGTACGTCTCGGCCGAGCGGCAGATTCGGGTTCCGACGGTGCTCGCGGCCGACCGGAACGGATCGCCGCCGTACCTCGTGACTGAACCCGTTTCCGGCCGCGAACTCTCGGTCGTGTGGAACGACACGGAGAGCCGATCGGGGCGAACGGGTGCGGACGGCGACGTCGGGATCGGGAACGCCGGAGACGGGAACGCCGGAGACGGGAACGCCGGAGACGGGAACGCCGGAGACGGGAACGCCGGTGGCGACGCCGCCCCCGCCGATGTCCGGGCCTCGTGCGTGAGGGAAGATCCGGTCCGCGAATCGCTCCTCCGCCGCGTCGGACGGATGCTCGCGGCTCTCCACGCGGAGCGGTTCGACGGTCACGGCGAGATCGTGGGAGCCGCCGGCGGCGGCGGAGCGGAGAGCCCCGACGACTCGACGCTCCCACCCGACACCGCGGGCCACGCCCTCGCGATCGAGCCGGCTCCATGGCCCGACGTGCTCCGGTCGACGGTCGAGCGCACCCGCGGGATCGGGACGACGGAGCGGCTCGCCGGCCACTACGAGGCCGTCATCGACTGCGTCGAGTCGAACCGTGACCGCTTGACCGACGCACCGGCGGCGTTACTCCACGGAGACGTCGCGATGCAGAACCTGTTCGTCGTCGACGGGATCGCCGCGATCGATTGGGAGCTTGCTCATGTGGGCGATCCGGCGCGCGACCTCGTGCGAGCAGAAGACCAACTGCTCAACGGGTTCGACAGCACCGGTCCAGAGCGGTACGCAGCCGCTCTCCACGGCGGATATCGCGAGCGCGCCGGCGGGCTCCCCGAGGGATTCGCGGAGCGTCGCCCGATATACGAGGTCGTTCGGATGCTCGGACGCTCCGGATTCCTCGACCAGTGGGCCACCCATCTCAACGAGCCGATAGACGCGCTCGCAGATCGAGCGGAGGCGGAACTACGAACCCGACTGGCGGTCGTGTGA
- the uppS gene encoding polyprenyl diphosphate synthase, with protein sequence MLDRLRGVVKRAYRRHLRREIEDVPAHVAIIQDGNRRYARERGADAPDGHRAGADTTERVLDWCADLGVAELTLYAFSTENFERPDEELEPLFDLLEAKLREFADADRVHDQGVRVRAIGDVARLPERVREAVEYAERRTAGNDRFTLNVALAYGGRTELLDAARAISKDVADGDLDPEDVDAQVVEDRLYDRPVRDVDLIVRTGGDERTSNFLPWHANGNEAAVYFCAPYWPEFSQVEFLRAIRTYQSREESWQRARAERAAALVTAVAEAELAEVHAVSQRLRDRIPRLDADTLTGSLAGGDDGGGAGTDSTAETAESEDETIGPDETTDHSRGEAVTADAIETDPEVAD encoded by the coding sequence ATGTTGGATCGGCTTCGCGGCGTCGTCAAGCGCGCGTATCGGCGACACCTCCGTCGCGAGATCGAAGACGTGCCGGCGCACGTCGCGATCATTCAAGACGGAAACCGTCGGTACGCACGCGAGCGCGGCGCTGACGCGCCCGACGGTCACCGAGCCGGGGCCGACACCACAGAGCGGGTGCTCGACTGGTGTGCTGATCTGGGCGTCGCGGAGCTGACCCTGTACGCCTTTTCGACCGAGAACTTCGAGCGCCCGGACGAGGAGCTGGAACCGCTCTTCGATCTGCTCGAAGCCAAACTGCGCGAGTTCGCCGACGCCGACCGCGTCCACGACCAAGGCGTTCGCGTCCGCGCGATCGGCGACGTGGCCCGGCTCCCCGAGCGCGTGCGCGAGGCGGTCGAGTACGCCGAGCGACGCACCGCGGGCAACGACCGCTTCACGCTGAACGTGGCGCTCGCGTACGGCGGCCGGACGGAACTGCTCGACGCCGCCCGTGCCATCTCGAAAGACGTCGCCGACGGCGATCTCGACCCCGAAGACGTCGACGCGCAGGTCGTCGAAGACCGCCTCTACGACCGGCCGGTCCGCGACGTGGACCTCATCGTGCGCACCGGCGGGGACGAGCGCACCTCGAACTTCCTGCCGTGGCACGCCAACGGAAACGAGGCCGCGGTCTACTTCTGTGCGCCGTACTGGCCGGAATTCTCACAGGTCGAGTTCCTGCGAGCCATCCGAACGTATCAATCGAGAGAAGAGTCGTGGCAGCGCGCCCGCGCCGAACGGGCGGCCGCGCTCGTCACGGCGGTCGCCGAGGCCGAACTCGCGGAGGTACACGCCGTCTCGCAGCGTCTCAGAGACCGAATCCCGCGACTCGACGCGGACACGCTCACCGGATCGCTCGCAGGCGGCGACGACGGCGGTGGTGCGGGGACCGACTCCACAGCCGAGACGGCCGAATCCGAGGATGAGACGATCGGTCCCGACGAGACGACGGATCACTCTCGCGGCGAGGCCGTGACCGCCGACGCTATCGAGACAGACCCGGAAGTAGCAGACTGA
- a CDS encoding DEAD/DEAH box helicase gives MDDAVEWLRDRPFYEGQIAEHRRLPAREPAYRDVDLAPRMADALAKDGIDRLYRHQADAIEAVRDGDDVVLATETASGKSLAYTVPAFEAAMDHGGRTLYLGPQNALIADQAESLSELARGLGFGSRVSVDSYTGRLSRAEKRGVRDREPTVLLSNPDMLHYALLPHAGRLWEWFFRSLEYVVIDEVHGYRGVFGSQVALTLRRLARTCDRFGSAPQFVCCSATINNPVEHVATVTGRDPDGITLIDEDASGRGPRDWVLWNPPEYDDDWTERGSGRRKSSHTETKRLFCDLVTAGAQTLAFTRARQTAEQYATDSASDLRERGERDLADRVGAYQAALPDDRRREIESDLHAGDLRGVWSTSALELGVDVGGLDAVLMDGYPGTRMSAHQRAGRAGRGDDPALVVMIGGEDQLDQYLMTHPADFFEAPPEDAICDPENDQLLPRHVACAADEHWLSPADERLFGGSFPGVVGALTDDGTLDRRETAQGLRWVHAGSSSPQQSVSLRTATEREISLLDKSSGETIATLGFADALRDAHPGAIYHQQGRTYEVVDLDLNRDVAELQQSWADYYTRVLSEKDVVVNADLTERDLSARPDVPVRFADVTVTEQITGFVRKDAATGDSLGESVLDLPETTLRTKALYFPIPEDVEAGMRAMGGRTAAAGGGNEVDASTDCDASSTDRDASSTDRDAASGGEHAFNGGIHAAEHGLISLFPFHLLCDRADVGGISTPYHTHTDGPAVFVYDGYPGGVGLTRRGHERIEELMERTARLIAGCDCEGGCPACVQSPHCGNANEPLSKRPAVRLLESLTGTDGPA, from the coding sequence GTGGACGACGCCGTCGAGTGGCTGCGCGACCGCCCGTTCTACGAGGGACAGATCGCCGAGCACCGCAGGCTGCCAGCGCGCGAGCCCGCTTACCGCGACGTCGACCTCGCGCCGCGGATGGCCGACGCGCTCGCGAAAGACGGGATCGACCGACTCTACCGCCATCAGGCCGACGCGATCGAGGCCGTCCGCGACGGCGACGACGTGGTACTCGCGACCGAGACGGCGAGCGGGAAGTCGCTCGCGTACACCGTCCCCGCCTTCGAGGCCGCGATGGATCACGGCGGTCGCACCCTCTACCTCGGCCCGCAGAACGCGCTTATCGCGGACCAAGCGGAGTCGCTCTCTGAACTGGCTCGGGGGCTCGGCTTCGGCAGCCGGGTGTCGGTCGACTCCTACACCGGACGGCTCTCGCGGGCGGAGAAGCGCGGGGTGCGCGACCGCGAGCCGACCGTGCTGCTGTCGAATCCCGACATGCTCCACTACGCGCTGTTGCCGCACGCGGGGCGGCTCTGGGAGTGGTTTTTCCGCTCGCTTGAGTACGTCGTGATCGACGAGGTCCACGGCTACCGGGGTGTGTTCGGGTCGCAGGTAGCACTGACGCTGCGCCGACTGGCGCGGACCTGCGATCGGTTCGGATCCGCCCCGCAGTTCGTCTGCTGTTCGGCGACGATCAACAACCCCGTCGAACACGTCGCGACAGTGACGGGCCGTGACCCCGACGGGATCACGCTCATCGACGAGGACGCCTCGGGGCGGGGACCGCGCGACTGGGTCTTGTGGAACCCGCCGGAGTACGACGACGACTGGACGGAGCGGGGGAGCGGTCGGCGGAAGTCGAGTCACACCGAGACCAAGCGCCTCTTCTGTGACCTCGTGACCGCGGGCGCACAGACGCTGGCGTTCACCCGGGCGCGACAGACGGCGGAGCAGTACGCGACCGACAGCGCGAGCGACCTCCGCGAGCGAGGCGAACGCGACCTCGCCGATCGCGTGGGGGCGTATCAGGCCGCCCTGCCGGACGACCGCCGCCGCGAGATCGAATCGGACCTCCACGCTGGCGACCTCCGTGGCGTCTGGTCGACGAGCGCGCTGGAGCTCGGCGTCGACGTGGGCGGGCTCGACGCCGTGCTCATGGACGGCTACCCCGGGACGCGGATGTCGGCACACCAGCGCGCGGGGCGGGCAGGTCGCGGTGACGATCCCGCCCTCGTTGTGATGATTGGCGGCGAAGACCAGCTCGACCAGTACCTCATGACCCACCCGGCCGACTTCTTTGAGGCCCCGCCGGAAGACGCGATCTGCGACCCGGAGAACGACCAACTGCTCCCGAGACACGTCGCCTGTGCGGCCGACGAACACTGGCTCTCGCCGGCCGACGAACGCCTGTTCGGCGGGTCGTTCCCCGGCGTGGTCGGCGCGCTGACCGACGACGGGACGCTCGATCGACGGGAGACGGCACAGGGGCTCCGCTGGGTCCACGCCGGCTCGTCGAGCCCGCAGCAGTCGGTCAGTCTGCGGACCGCAACGGAGCGAGAGATATCGCTTCTCGACAAGTCGAGCGGCGAGACGATCGCGACGCTCGGGTTCGCCGACGCCCTGCGGGACGCACACCCCGGCGCGATATATCATCAGCAGGGGCGCACCTACGAGGTGGTCGACCTCGATCTGAACCGCGACGTCGCCGAGCTACAGCAGTCGTGGGCGGACTACTACACGCGAGTGCTCTCGGAGAAGGACGTCGTCGTGAACGCGGATCTCACGGAAAGAGACCTCTCTGCCCGCCCCGACGTTCCAGTCCGGTTCGCGGACGTCACCGTCACGGAGCAGATCACGGGGTTCGTTCGGAAAGACGCCGCGACCGGTGACTCGCTCGGCGAATCGGTGCTCGACCTCCCGGAGACGACGCTCCGGACGAAGGCCCTCTACTTCCCGATTCCCGAAGACGTCGAGGCCGGAATGCGTGCGATGGGCGGGCGAACCGCGGCGGCCGGCGGCGGGAACGAGGTGGACGCCTCGACGGACTGCGACGCCTCCTCGACGGATCGCGACGCCTCCTCGACGGATCGCGACGCCGCGTCGGGCGGTGAACACGCCTTCAACGGGGGGATCCACGCCGCCGAACACGGGCTCATCTCGCTTTTTCCGTTCCACCTGCTGTGTGACCGCGCCGACGTGGGCGGGATCTCGACGCCGTACCACACCCACACTGACGGACCAGCGGTGTTCGTCTACGACGGGTATCCCGGCGGCGTCGGGCTCACGCGCCGGGGACACGAGCGGATCGAGGAACTGATGGAACGGACCGCACGACTCATCGCCGGCTGTGACTGCGAGGGCGGCTGTCCCGCCTGCGTGCAGTCACCGCACTGCGGAAACGCCAACGAACCACTATCGAAGAGGCCCGCCGTGCGCCTGCTGGAGTCGCTGACGGGGACCGATGGCCCGGCGTAG
- a CDS encoding phosphate-starvation-inducible PsiE family protein codes for MGLELDDAADPAARAMEWLVLGAAYFLLTLFLIGVFDLFVSLYRLLVAGTFTDPAEVVALLDSVLLLLIIVEVHRTLVAYARGQPVLRIVVSAAIIAISRRVISFRLEDYGTGQDALLAAAAIAVLVLALSIGYFLLDRVNVPGRVEL; via the coding sequence ATGGGACTCGAACTCGACGACGCCGCGGACCCGGCCGCCCGAGCGATGGAGTGGCTGGTACTCGGCGCGGCGTACTTCCTGCTCACCCTGTTTCTCATCGGCGTGTTCGACCTGTTCGTCTCGCTCTACCGACTGCTCGTCGCGGGGACGTTCACGGACCCGGCGGAGGTCGTGGCGCTTCTCGACAGCGTCCTTCTGCTTCTCATCATCGTTGAGGTCCACCGGACGCTCGTGGCGTATGCCCGCGGGCAGCCCGTCCTCCGGATCGTCGTCAGCGCGGCGATCATCGCCATCTCGCGGCGCGTGATCAGCTTCCGGCTGGAGGACTACGGCACCGGCCAAGACGCGCTTCTCGCGGCGGCAGCCATCGCGGTGCTCGTCCTCGCTCTCTCGATCGGTTACTTCCTGCTCGATCGGGTGAACGTTCCTGGCCGGGTCGAACTCTGA
- a CDS encoding PRC-barrel domain-containing protein, protein MVDILAENLSGKAVMSSDGTELGDLYNITMDLKSGELNDLLVSPHEQLSTDRLSFDVDEMGRLRVPVANVQAVKDYIVVAR, encoded by the coding sequence ATGGTAGACATCCTCGCGGAGAACCTCTCCGGGAAGGCGGTGATGAGTTCGGACGGAACGGAACTCGGCGACCTGTACAACATCACGATGGACCTCAAGTCGGGCGAACTCAACGACCTGCTGGTGAGCCCGCACGAACAGCTCAGCACGGATCGCCTGAGCTTCGACGTCGACGAGATGGGGCGTCTCAGAGTACCGGTTGCGAACGTGCAGGCGGTGAAAGACTACATCGTCGTCGCCCGCTGA
- a CDS encoding NOB1 family endonuclease, which yields MEVLDTSAFIHEYTTDDDVVSVPEVHDELTGEGALRFDAMEGSGMTIHVPAPEVMDNVRRAAKGSGDAAELSETDTRLIATALELSATLVTDDYAMQNVAERLDISIEAIARDGITEEREWRFQCVGCNRTFDENRERCPICGSDLTRKNPA from the coding sequence ATGGAAGTCCTCGACACCTCGGCGTTCATCCACGAGTACACCACCGACGACGACGTCGTCTCGGTGCCCGAAGTCCATGACGAGCTCACCGGCGAGGGCGCGCTCCGCTTCGACGCGATGGAGGGCTCCGGGATGACGATCCACGTCCCGGCACCGGAAGTGATGGACAACGTGCGCCGCGCGGCGAAGGGCTCCGGTGACGCCGCCGAACTCTCGGAGACCGACACACGACTGATCGCGACCGCGCTCGAACTGAGCGCGACGCTCGTCACCGACGACTACGCGATGCAGAACGTCGCGGAGCGGCTCGACATCTCGATCGAGGCGATCGCCCGCGACGGGATCACGGAGGAGCGCGAGTGGCGGTTCCAGTGTGTCGGCTGTAACCGCACGTTCGACGAGAACAGAGAGCGGTGTCCGATCTGCGGCAGCGACCTGACGCGAAAAAATCCGGCCTGA
- the mvaD gene encoding phosphomevalonate decarboxylase MvaD, with amino-acid sequence MTEKATARAHPIQGLVKYHGMRDAELRLPYHDSISLCTAPTATTTTVEWQPDAGEDVYVIGGEEVTGRAAERIDMVVEHVRELAGVDAAVRLESENSFPSNIGFGSSSSGFAAAALALVEAAGLDLTLPEVSTVARRGSSSAARAVTGAYSRLDAGLNDADCRSHRLDVGVSEDGFDPEEDLRIVAAHVPAYKETEEAHREAAESHMMQARTAHVQDQLVEMTDALRAGEFDRIFKTAEHDSLSLTATTMTGPAGWVYWQPETIAVFNAVRELREEGVPVYFSTDTGASVYVNTLADHVDEVESRIAEIGIDTDVWEVGGPAHLLDESEALF; translated from the coding sequence ATGACAGAGAAGGCCACCGCGCGAGCCCACCCGATCCAGGGGCTCGTCAAGTACCACGGGATGCGCGACGCCGAGCTTCGACTTCCGTACCACGACAGCATCAGCCTCTGTACCGCGCCGACCGCGACCACGACGACCGTCGAGTGGCAGCCCGACGCGGGCGAGGACGTCTACGTCATCGGCGGCGAGGAAGTGACGGGACGGGCCGCGGAACGCATCGACATGGTCGTCGAGCACGTCCGCGAGCTGGCCGGCGTCGACGCCGCGGTCAGACTGGAAAGTGAGAACTCCTTCCCGTCGAACATCGGCTTCGGCTCCTCGTCGTCGGGCTTCGCGGCTGCGGCGCTCGCGCTCGTCGAAGCCGCCGGGCTCGACCTCACGTTACCGGAGGTCTCCACCGTCGCGCGCCGGGGGTCCTCCTCTGCGGCGCGCGCGGTCACGGGCGCGTACTCGCGGCTCGACGCCGGACTCAACGACGCCGACTGCCGGTCACACCGGCTCGACGTTGGCGTGAGCGAGGACGGTTTCGACCCCGAAGAAGACCTCCGGATCGTCGCCGCGCACGTTCCGGCGTACAAAGAGACGGAGGAGGCGCACCGCGAGGCGGCCGAGAGCCACATGATGCAGGCCCGGACCGCGCATGTGCAAGACCAGCTCGTCGAGATGACGGACGCGCTCCGCGCGGGCGAGTTCGACCGGATCTTCAAGACGGCCGAACACGACTCGCTCTCTCTCACGGCCACCACGATGACCGGTCCCGCGGGGTGGGTGTACTGGCAGCCCGAGACGATCGCCGTGTTCAACGCGGTCCGCGAGCTTCGCGAGGAGGGCGTTCCCGTCTACTTCTCGACGGACACCGGAGCCTCGGTGTACGTGAACACGCTGGCCGATCACGTCGACGAGGTCGAAAGCCGGATCGCGGAGATCGGGATCGACACCGACGTCTGGGAGGTCGGCGGTCCGGCTCACCTACTCGACGAGAGCGAGGCGCTGTTTTAA
- a CDS encoding deoxyribodipyrimidine photo-lyase codes for MELFWHRRDLRLADNVGLAAAADRCGAGGDANDDVIETGTDGDVTETDAVAGMFVFDDDVLAHASDVRVRRLLDGLAALRADYRDRGSDLLVAHGDPTAVLPAVADALDAERVVWNRDYSGLARRRDTAVRRSLADADIDREAHHDAVLHTPDSIRTNAGDPYSVYTYYWKKWTDREVDDPASTPGGAALTDPEPLRAAVERVEEEEAVTDGGVGADHVAVGDLPSLTALGFSAPDADIGPAGTAAARDRLDDFLDEAVFAYDAERDYPAREATSRLSTFLKYGEIGVREVYAATEAAMGRAEERVRDGAGDEGDGDGTASGGDADGGEGPVTAVEEYQQQLAWREFYTQVLFHNPEVVTTNYKTYEEGIDWRDDPEEIAAWKRGETGYPIVDAGMRQLRAEAFMHNRVRMIVASFLTKDLLADWRHGYDHFRERLADHDTANDNGGWQWAASTGTDAQPYFRIFNPMTQGERYDPDAEYVKKYVPELRGLDADLIHGWHELSPTQRANAAPEYPKPIIDHSERREKALAMYKRARGEDPEE; via the coding sequence ATGGAGCTGTTTTGGCACCGACGGGATCTGCGGCTCGCCGACAACGTCGGACTCGCGGCCGCGGCCGACCGGTGTGGAGCCGGGGGAGACGCGAACGATGATGTGATCGAGACCGGCACGGACGGCGATGTCACCGAGACCGACGCGGTCGCGGGGATGTTCGTCTTCGACGACGACGTGCTCGCCCACGCGAGCGACGTCCGCGTGCGGCGGCTCCTAGACGGACTCGCGGCGTTGCGGGCAGACTACCGCGACCGCGGCAGCGACCTCCTCGTCGCTCACGGCGACCCGACCGCCGTCTTACCGGCGGTCGCCGACGCCCTCGACGCCGAGCGCGTCGTCTGGAACCGCGACTACTCCGGACTCGCGCGGAGGCGAGACACTGCGGTCCGCAGGTCCCTCGCCGACGCCGATATCGACCGCGAAGCGCACCACGACGCGGTGTTGCACACGCCGGACTCGATCCGGACCAACGCCGGCGACCCGTACTCCGTGTACACCTACTACTGGAAGAAGTGGACCGACCGCGAGGTCGACGACCCGGCGTCGACCCCGGGCGGGGCGGCTCTCACCGATCCGGAGCCGTTGCGGGCGGCCGTCGAGCGGGTCGAGGAGGAGGAGGCGGTAACGGACGGAGGCGTCGGGGCCGACCACGTCGCCGTCGGCGACCTGCCGTCTCTCACGGCCCTCGGTTTCTCTGCGCCCGACGCCGACATCGGTCCTGCCGGGACCGCGGCCGCGCGCGACCGTCTCGACGACTTCCTTGATGAGGCGGTGTTCGCCTACGACGCGGAGCGCGACTATCCCGCTCGGGAGGCGACCTCGCGGCTGTCGACGTTCCTCAAGTACGGCGAGATCGGAGTACGAGAGGTGTACGCGGCGACGGAGGCGGCGATGGGCAGGGCCGAAGAGCGGGTCAGAGACGGCGCGGGGGACGAGGGTGATGGAGACGGTACAGCGAGTGGGGGAGACGCCGACGGCGGCGAGGGTCCGGTCACCGCGGTCGAAGAGTACCAGCAGCAGCTCGCGTGGCGGGAGTTCTATACGCAGGTGCTCTTTCACAATCCCGAGGTGGTGACGACAAACTACAAGACGTACGAAGAGGGGATCGACTGGCGCGACGACCCCGAGGAGATTGCGGCGTGGAAGCGCGGCGAGACGGGGTATCCCATCGTCGACGCCGGGATGCGCCAACTGCGCGCGGAGGCGTTCATGCACAACCGCGTGCGGATGATCGTCGCCTCCTTCCTCACGAAGGACCTGCTCGCGGACTGGCGGCACGGTTACGACCACTTCCGCGAGCGGCTCGCCGACCACGACACCGCAAACGACAACGGCGGCTGGCAGTGGGCGGCCTCTACGGGCACTGATGCGCAGCCGTACTTCCGCATCTTCAATCCGATGACGCAGGGCGAGCGCTACGATCCCGACGCGGAGTATGTCAAAAAGTACGTGCCCGAGTTGCGGGGACTCGACGCCGACCTGATCCACGGGTGGCACGAGCTGTCGCCCACCCAGCGCGCGAACGCCGCGCCCGAGTACCCGAAGCCGATCATCGACCACTCCGAACGCCGAGAGAAGGCGCTGGCGATGTACAAGCGGGCGCGGGGCGAAGACCCGGAAGAATAA
- the infB gene encoding translation initiation factor IF-2 — MTDHTNADTLRTPIVAVLGHVDHGKTSLLDTIRGSAVSEGEAGAITQHIGATDIPLDTISGMAGELIDPSDFDLPGLLFIDTPGHHSFSTLRARGGALADIAVLVVDVNDGFQPQTEEAIDILRRTGTPFVVAANKADTTPGWNPQDGEPIQRSLEAQSERAESMLNENLYEIIGQLSDAGFSADLYWRVQDFQKNIGVVPLSALTGEGVPDLLTVLMGLSQRFMKEEMAIDVQGPGEGTVLEVKDERGFGATIDTVVYDGVIRNGDTIVVGGQNEPIVTEIRALLRPRPLEEIRTEKKFEKVAEVGAAAGVKIAAPDLDQAMAGAPVRVVRDRPLEDVVEEVKAELAEIEVETAEDGVVVKADTLGSLEAMANALREAEVPILRAEVGDIAPRDIAVAETANQEEHKAILGFNVDLLANAETELENADMKLFTDEVIYQLIEDYETYVEERERAQQETVLDKVVRPSRFRILPDHTFRQNDPAVVGVEIISGTLQNNRNVGLFEGNEFERVGQLSGIQKQGDDVDEARAGERVSIAIDGPTVGRGIEEGDTLWTEVPEKHAKILEQELKEEITADEREALAAYLETKRKRDPFWGK, encoded by the coding sequence ATGACCGACCACACAAACGCGGACACCCTTCGGACGCCGATCGTCGCCGTGCTGGGCCACGTCGATCACGGCAAGACGAGCTTGCTCGACACGATCCGCGGCTCCGCCGTCAGCGAGGGCGAAGCCGGCGCGATCACCCAACACATCGGGGCGACGGATATCCCGCTCGACACCATCTCGGGGATGGCGGGCGAACTCATCGACCCGTCCGACTTCGACCTCCCGGGCCTGCTTTTCATCGACACACCCGGCCACCACTCCTTCTCGACGCTGCGCGCCCGCGGCGGCGCGCTCGCCGACATCGCGGTGCTCGTCGTCGACGTCAACGACGGCTTCCAGCCGCAGACCGAGGAGGCGATAGACATCCTCCGCCGCACCGGGACTCCCTTCGTCGTCGCCGCCAACAAGGCCGACACGACGCCGGGGTGGAATCCGCAGGACGGAGAGCCGATCCAACGGAGTTTGGAGGCGCAGTCAGAGCGTGCCGAGTCGATGCTCAACGAGAACCTCTATGAGATCATCGGGCAGCTCTCAGACGCCGGCTTCTCCGCCGATCTCTACTGGCGCGTGCAGGACTTCCAGAAGAACATCGGCGTCGTCCCGCTGTCGGCGCTCACAGGGGAGGGCGTCCCGGATCTGCTCACCGTCCTCATGGGCCTTTCACAGCGGTTCATGAAAGAGGAGATGGCGATAGACGTGCAGGGGCCCGGCGAGGGGACCGTCCTGGAAGTCAAAGACGAGCGAGGGTTCGGCGCTACCATCGACACGGTCGTGTACGACGGGGTGATACGCAACGGCGACACGATCGTCGTCGGCGGGCAAAACGAGCCGATCGTCACCGAGATCCGAGCGCTGTTGCGTCCGCGTCCCCTCGAAGAGATCCGGACGGAGAAGAAATTCGAGAAAGTCGCGGAGGTCGGGGCCGCGGCCGGCGTGAAGATCGCCGCGCCCGACCTCGATCAGGCGATGGCTGGCGCGCCAGTCCGCGTCGTCCGCGACCGTCCGCTCGAAGACGTGGTCGAGGAGGTGAAAGCCGAACTCGCCGAGATCGAAGTCGAGACCGCGGAAGACGGCGTCGTCGTCAAGGCGGACACCCTCGGATCGCTCGAGGCGATGGCGAACGCCCTCCGCGAGGCGGAAGTCCCGATCTTGCGCGCCGAGGTCGGCGACATCGCGCCGCGCGACATCGCCGTCGCCGAAACGGCGAATCAGGAGGAGCATAAGGCGATCTTGGGCTTTAACGTCGACCTGCTCGCGAACGCGGAGACGGAGCTCGAAAACGCCGACATGAAGCTGTTCACCGACGAGGTCATCTACCAGCTCATCGAGGACTACGAGACGTACGTCGAAGAGCGCGAGCGCGCCCAACAGGAAACCGTGCTCGACAAGGTCGTTCGCCCCTCGCGATTCCGTATCCTCCCGGACCACACCTTCCGACAGAACGACCCCGCGGTCGTCGGCGTCGAGATCATTTCCGGCACCCTCCAGAACAACCGCAACGTCGGGCTGTTCGAGGGTAACGAGTTCGAGCGCGTCGGACAGCTTTCGGGGATTCAAAAACAGGGCGACGACGTGGACGAGGCACGCGCCGGCGAGCGCGTCAGCATCGCCATCGACGGACCCACGGTGGGCCGCGGTATCGAGGAGGGCGACACGCTCTGGACCGAGGTCCCGGAGAAACACGCGAAGATCTTAGAACAGGAGCTGAAAGAGGAGATCACGGCCGACGAGCGCGAGGCGCTGGCGGCGTACCTCGAAACCAAGCGGAAACGGGACCCCTTCTGGGGGAAGTAG